One window of Helicobacter winghamensis ATCC BAA-430 genomic DNA carries:
- a CDS encoding Na/Pi cotransporter family protein produces the protein MQNIRRYVLMALVVLLLYVLVVFPEFAKILAGVAILLIGMMNLSNGFKAFSGGILENILTKSTDTRFKSIVFGVVTTILMQSSTLVSVISISFLSAGLITLAQGIGIIFGANLGNSAGSWLIVGLTSINISMLAIPLIVCGVLLGFQKDSILKGAGAIFMGIGFFFLGVDYIKVGFESYKEIVDLSHFNFEGFRGVLIFVGLGALTTGIVQSSHATLAIIISALISGQIGFENALAATLGTSVGGVVTAVVASLSTNIEGKKLAIANCIFNFTIAIIVIVAFPFFVKLVNVIANFLGIEAANYALKTALFHTLFNLVAVLLISLFIRQIVFVLDKMIKAPKDRDMDAPLYLDSNIIEYPDTAIDALQKESVHLYNNAYALVAHTIGFNRSDIRGKESFDFIVKNKKWFSGDVDLDYLYKRKIKVLFDGIMEFATKAQRYVEDENKNHRIYSFKIAARNLTEATKNLKLIQANMKVYSNSKNPYLADKYNAMRKDLGMLLRSVEELKTMKDENAHLILKQLLAAKEMPKEFDYQNMRDVEKLISEEKISVANGTSILNDSAFVAEIAIHLIEAIGIVFSKENVSKLD, from the coding sequence ATGCAAAATATAAGACGTTATGTTTTAATGGCTTTGGTGGTTTTGTTGTTGTATGTTTTAGTTGTGTTCCCAGAATTTGCTAAGATTTTAGCTGGGGTTGCAATTTTGCTTATTGGAATGATGAATTTAAGCAATGGTTTTAAGGCATTTAGTGGAGGAATCTTAGAAAATATTTTGACGAAATCCACAGACACACGCTTTAAAAGCATCGTTTTTGGTGTGGTTACAACAATACTCATGCAAAGCTCTACGCTTGTTTCTGTTATTTCTATTTCTTTTCTTTCGGCTGGTTTAATCACTCTTGCGCAAGGTATTGGAATCATTTTTGGGGCAAATCTTGGGAATTCCGCTGGCTCTTGGCTCATTGTTGGATTAACAAGCATTAATATTTCTATGTTAGCGATTCCTTTAATTGTATGTGGAGTGCTTTTAGGATTTCAAAAAGATAGTATTCTTAAAGGGGCTGGCGCGATTTTTATGGGGATTGGCTTTTTCTTTTTAGGAGTAGATTATATTAAAGTTGGATTTGAATCTTATAAAGAGATCGTGGATTTATCACACTTTAATTTTGAAGGTTTTAGGGGCGTGTTGATATTTGTAGGGCTTGGCGCGCTTACAACAGGTATTGTGCAAAGTAGTCACGCAACTTTGGCGATTATCATCTCTGCATTAATTAGTGGGCAAATTGGCTTTGAAAATGCCCTTGCCGCTACACTTGGGACAAGCGTTGGTGGAGTGGTAACAGCGGTTGTGGCAAGCCTTAGCACAAACATTGAAGGTAAAAAATTAGCGATTGCAAATTGTATTTTTAACTTTACAATTGCAATTATTGTGATTGTCGCCTTTCCATTTTTTGTGAAGTTGGTTAATGTGATTGCTAATTTTTTAGGAATAGAAGCTGCAAATTATGCGTTAAAGACGGCACTTTTTCACACTTTGTTTAATCTTGTGGCGGTTCTTTTAATCTCATTATTTATTCGGCAAATCGTTTTTGTGCTAGATAAAATGATTAAAGCCCCAAAAGATAGGGATATGGATGCGCCTTTGTATTTGGATTCCAACATTATTGAGTATCCAGATACGGCAATTGATGCGTTACAAAAAGAATCTGTGCATCTTTATAACAATGCTTATGCGCTTGTGGCGCATACAATAGGTTTTAATCGTAGCGATATACGCGGTAAAGAGAGTTTTGACTTTATTGTGAAAAACAAGAAGTGGTTTAGTGGTGATGTGGATTTAGACTATCTATATAAACGCAAGATTAAGGTATTATTTGATGGGATTATGGAATTTGCGACAAAGGCGCAAAGATATGTAGAAGATGAGAATAAAAACCATCGCATTTATTCTTTTAAAATTGCTGCGCGCAATCTCACAGAAGCCACAAAAAACTTGAAGTTAATTCAAGCAAATATGAAAGTGTATTCTAACTCTAAAAATCCTTATTTAGCGGATAAATATAATGCTATGCGCAAAGATTTAGGAATGCTTTTGAGAAGTGTTGAAGAGCTAAAAACAATGAAAGATGAGAATGCGCATTTGATTTTAAAACAGCTTTTAGCAGCAAAAGAAATGCCAAAAGAGTTTGATTATCAAAATATGCGCGATGTGGAAAAGCTTATTAGTGAAGAAAAAATTAGTGTAGCAAATGGCACTTCCATCTTGAATGATAGCGCATTTGTAGCGGAGATTGCGATACATTTGATTGAAGCAATAGGGATTGTTTTTAGCAAAGAGAATGTGTCTAAGCTAGACTAA
- the flgB gene encoding flagellar basal body rod protein FlgB, with protein MSIFSYSPARALAQEALDHRALRRDMIASNIANVSTPMYRPKDVNFEQMMALKADDIFNRNRDLELDVAITNKNHLLPAKDESPYRPTIFYRDGHLARNDGNSVDLDIETSEMGKNDIMYQALVGALRKQGGIYTYAIDSSKNI; from the coding sequence ATGAGTATTTTTAGCTATAGCCCAGCCCGCGCATTAGCCCAAGAAGCACTGGATCACAGAGCATTACGCCGAGATATGATTGCGAGCAATATTGCTAATGTTTCTACTCCTATGTATCGCCCAAAAGATGTGAATTTTGAACAAATGATGGCATTAAAAGCAGATGACATCTTTAATCGCAATCGCGACTTAGAGCTTGATGTTGCTATCACAAATAAAAATCACTTGCTTCCAGCAAAAGATGAAAGTCCTTATCGTCCAACAATATTTTACCGTGATGGGCATTTGGCAAGAAATGATGGCAATAGCGTGGATTTAGATATTGAAACTAGTGAAATGGGTAAAAATGATATTATGTATCAAGCTCTTGTTGGTGCCTTGCGCAAACAAGGTGGGATTTACACCTATGCCATTGATTCATCTAAAAATATTTAA
- the flgC gene encoding flagellar basal body rod protein FlgC: MFLSSFDISGYGLSAQRQRVNLISSNIANANTTRTDEGGPYRRRELVLKAFDFDKVLNQKYEKSNNLLEYEDPLNEMDSFDEQRKPKPALMSVYVDKIVRDDTQPRMKYEPSHPDANSEGYVAYPNINPVVEMADLIEASKAYQANVAVFQSAKNMASTAISMFQA; the protein is encoded by the coding sequence ATGTTTTTATCTAGTTTTGATATTAGCGGTTATGGACTCTCCGCACAACGCCAAAGAGTCAATTTAATCTCAAGCAATATTGCTAATGCAAACACTACACGCACAGATGAAGGCGGACCTTACAGAAGAAGAGAATTAGTGTTAAAAGCTTTTGATTTTGATAAAGTTTTAAATCAAAAGTATGAAAAAAGCAATAATTTGCTAGAATATGAAGACCCATTAAATGAAATGGATAGTTTTGATGAGCAGCGTAAGCCCAAGCCTGCGCTAATGAGTGTCTATGTTGATAAAATCGTGCGTGATGATACTCAACCTAGAATGAAATACGAACCAAGCCATCCAGATGCGAATTCTGAAGGCTATGTGGCGTATCCAAACATTAATCCCGTTGTAGAAATGGCGGATTTGATTGAAGCTTCAAAAGCCTATCAGGCAAATGTTGCAGTATTTCAAAGTGCCAAAAATATGGCTTCTACGGCGATTTCAATGTTCCAGGCATAA
- the pgp3 gene encoding peptidoglycan metallopeptidase Pgp3, whose protein sequence is MGKNAEFVVENGKTIILSTTIRNPKPIVIDKKTYSWIPHPSNLERKIVILAIPYYSKPSVVVLENGERVEVVQGSYKKESIQVSPSKAKPNPKNQERIKKEREEANAIYNNYSQKRLWDSTFMLPMQSKITSSYGNARVFNGEIKSYHSGTDFRAAIGTEIFASNRGKVVIAKDRFLAGGSVVLDHGEGVFSMYYHCSAIKVKVGEIVEKGDLIAFSGATGRVSGPHLHFGILVRGVQVDPLDFIAQVNGLF, encoded by the coding sequence ATGGGGAAAAATGCGGAATTTGTCGTAGAAAATGGTAAAACCATAATCTTAAGCACAACAATACGGAATCCAAAACCCATTGTGATTGATAAAAAAACTTATTCTTGGATTCCACATCCTAGCAATTTGGAGCGAAAAATCGTAATTTTAGCGATTCCTTATTATTCAAAGCCTAGTGTTGTGGTATTAGAAAATGGTGAGAGAGTGGAAGTTGTGCAAGGGAGTTATAAAAAAGAGAGCATTCAAGTGAGTCCAAGTAAGGCAAAGCCAAATCCTAAAAATCAAGAGCGGATTAAAAAAGAGCGCGAAGAAGCCAATGCAATTTACAATAATTATAGCCAAAAACGCCTTTGGGATTCCACTTTTATGCTCCCAATGCAAAGTAAAATTACAAGCTCATATGGCAATGCGCGTGTGTTTAATGGGGAAATTAAGAGTTATCATAGCGGGACAGATTTTAGAGCAGCTATTGGGACAGAGATTTTTGCTAGCAATAGAGGGAAGGTCGTGATTGCAAAGGATCGCTTTTTAGCTGGGGGTTCTGTGGTGCTAGACCACGGGGAAGGTGTGTTTAGTATGTATTATCATTGTAGTGCAATTAAAGTTAAGGTTGGCGAGATTGTAGAAAAGGGTGATTTAATCGCGTTTAGTGGAGCAACAGGACGGGTAAGTGGCCCGCATTTGCATTTTGGAATTTTAGTGCGTGGCGTGCAAGTAGATCCGCTAGATTTTATCGCGCAAGTTAATGGACTATTTTAG
- a CDS encoding NAD(P)/FAD-dependent oxidoreductase — protein MQECKRILIIGGGYGGLKAVLGLQRKYKGTADITLISKHDYHYQTTLLHKVAIGTLSARKARIYYRKVLDLNKVHFIKDKIKQLCPKENKVIGNGGEYFYDILVVALGFKPNNFGIKGVEKYAYTLSSLNSALKLDKNIENKFKEFVHTKNPKDLQTIVCGTGFTGIEFAAELATQLQELCLICGINQRIPKVTCIGRSQHILPVFSDSLAKIAESKLKNLGVEILSSADIQEIKEGEVIIKREGETQSIYGNTIIWSAGVKGSEIVEQSEIPNKNGRIAVNAQLQCKEFENIYVVGDCAIATDKDAIHAPTAQLAAQMGDYVAELLCAKLENKSFDKVFKFNHRGTVCSIGHTDGVGIVYHKNVKGEIAAFMKNTIENKWLYSIGGLNMVFKKGQFRYRTSN, from the coding sequence ATGCAGGAGTGCAAAAGGATTCTAATTATCGGTGGCGGATATGGTGGATTGAAGGCAGTTTTAGGACTTCAGCGCAAATACAAAGGCACAGCGGACATCACACTTATTAGCAAGCACGATTACCACTACCAAACCACGCTATTACACAAAGTAGCAATAGGCACACTAAGTGCGAGAAAGGCAAGGATTTATTACCGCAAGGTTTTGGATTTAAATAAGGTACATTTTATCAAAGATAAAATCAAGCAGCTTTGCCCAAAAGAAAACAAAGTTATTGGCAATGGTGGAGAATACTTTTATGATATTTTAGTTGTAGCACTTGGCTTTAAACCTAATAATTTTGGTATTAAAGGTGTTGAAAAATACGCCTATACGCTCTCATCTTTAAATTCTGCTTTAAAATTAGACAAGAATATAGAAAATAAGTTTAAAGAATTTGTGCATACTAAAAATCCAAAAGACTTACAAACAATCGTATGCGGCACAGGCTTTACAGGAATTGAATTTGCCGCTGAACTTGCTACACAACTTCAAGAGCTTTGTCTAATCTGTGGCATTAACCAAAGGATTCCAAAAGTAACTTGTATAGGGCGCTCTCAACATATTTTACCCGTCTTTAGCGACTCTCTTGCGAAAATTGCGGAATCCAAACTTAAAAACCTAGGCGTTGAGATCCTATCTAGCGCAGATATTCAAGAGATTAAAGAAGGCGAAGTGATTATAAAGCGTGAGGGCGAAACACAAAGTATTTATGGCAACACAATTATTTGGAGCGCAGGCGTTAAAGGGAGTGAGATTGTAGAGCAATCAGAAATCCCTAATAAAAATGGTAGAATTGCGGTAAATGCGCAACTTCAATGCAAAGAATTTGAAAACATTTATGTCGTAGGCGATTGTGCCATTGCCACAGACAAAGATGCTATCCACGCCCCCACAGCGCAACTTGCGGCACAAATGGGGGATTATGTTGCTGAACTTTTATGTGCAAAGCTAGAAAACAAATCTTTTGACAAGGTTTTTAAATTTAACCACAGAGGAACGGTTTGCTCCATAGGACACACAGATGGAGTGGGAATTGTGTATCACAAAAATGTTAAAGGCGAGATTGCCGCTTTTATGAAAAACACTATTGAAAACAAATGGCTATACAGCATAGGCGGCTTGAATATGGTTTTCAAAAAAGGGCAATTCCGCTACCGCACAAGCAATTAA
- a CDS encoding class II aldolase and adducin N-terminal domain-containing protein encodes MFRKNFFGIFHGSLSTKLEEGHFLINKKDAIFDDLNQDSLIMLYHKQDYRWNEASIDAFIHSLIYQNIPNAKYIAYGMPPFTVSYTLTHNQIIPKDYFGYTMLGVLDVYDPKDFDNWYERADIEINRYFKESDKKIMVIRGYGVYVYHRDLQMLSKLLALLENTCKILHFSSILEASRQSQDLFDI; translated from the coding sequence ATGTTTCGTAAAAATTTCTTTGGAATTTTTCATGGTTCGCTCTCAACAAAGCTTGAAGAAGGGCATTTTCTTATCAACAAAAAAGACGCGATTTTTGATGATTTAAATCAAGATTCCCTAATTATGCTCTATCACAAGCAAGATTACCGCTGGAATGAAGCAAGCATTGATGCTTTTATCCATTCTTTGATTTATCAAAATATTCCCAATGCAAAATATATCGCTTATGGAATGCCACCTTTTACGGTGTCTTACACGCTAACGCATAATCAAATTATCCCTAAAGATTATTTTGGCTACACAATGCTAGGAGTGTTAGATGTGTATGATCCAAAGGATTTTGATAATTGGTATGAAAGGGCGGATATTGAGATAAATCGCTATTTTAAAGAGAGTGACAAAAAGATAATGGTAATCCGTGGTTATGGTGTGTATGTGTATCATAGGGATTTACAAATGCTCTCCAAACTTTTAGCGCTTTTAGAAAACACTTGTAAAATTTTGCATTTTAGCTCTATTTTAGAAGCGAGTAGGCAAAGTCAAGATTTGTTTGATATTTAA
- the grpE gene encoding nucleotide exchange factor GrpE → MQDLQDCDNTAEDSANTEALQTQIAELKEQYVRAYADFENTKKRLERDKDQALEYAYEKIAKDLLPSIDTLEIALKSIQDSKTNDATQNAIFSKIEEGIALTLDNLLKSLAKHGIEPIATDGAFDPNFHDAIMQVESAEHNAGDIVAVMQKGYTYKERVLRPSMVSIAK, encoded by the coding sequence ATGCAAGATTTGCAAGATTGCGATAACACAGCGGAAGATTCTGCAAATACAGAAGCCTTGCAAACACAAATTGCGGAGTTAAAAGAGCAATATGTGCGTGCTTATGCAGACTTTGAAAACACCAAGAAGCGTTTAGAGCGCGATAAAGACCAAGCTTTAGAATACGCGTATGAAAAAATTGCAAAAGATTTATTGCCTAGCATTGATACACTAGAGATTGCACTAAAAAGCATTCAAGATTCCAAAACTAATGATGCCACACAAAATGCAATCTTTAGCAAGATTGAAGAAGGAATCGCATTGACGCTAGATAATCTACTAAAATCTCTTGCCAAACACGGGATTGAGCCTATCGCCACTGATGGCGCATTTGACCCAAATTTTCACGATGCAATTATGCAAGTTGAAAGTGCCGAGCATAACGCAGGAGATATTGTTGCAGTAATGCAAAAAGGTTATACTTATAAAGAAAGAGTTTTGCGACCATCAATGGTTAGCATTGCAAAATAA
- a CDS encoding DUF4910 domain-containing protein, translating to MYALAQTLFKIPRSLSGKGNRQTLQILKDSLKTADLNIYAIPTRTQAFDWEIPKEWNVKDAYILTPSGEKICDFHANNLHLVGYSIPTRAELTFRELKEHLHFLENQPKAIPYITSYYKEYFGFCLSFEAFKALQNSYENSQEKFQIVIDSTLENGTMNYGEIKIKGQSKQEILLSTYICHPQMANNELSGILLCHSLAKILSQRENRYSYRILLLPETLGSIYYLSQHLKELKESCIAGFVLTCIGDGGEYSVLHSKSANNLADRAAQHILKHYYKNHKAYSYLERGSDERQYCAPGIDLPFCTLMRTKFGEYKEYHTSLDDLSLLSPKSLANSLEYVLRVLEVVEMNGVYANTILCEPKLSKYDLYPTLSTKDTFAKIKDMRNLLMYCDGKLDLLEIAEICDFNLLELKEYLQKFITKGLLKNVKE from the coding sequence ATGTATGCCTTAGCACAAACACTCTTTAAGATTCCACGCTCTCTAAGTGGCAAAGGCAATCGCCAGACGCTACAGATACTAAAAGATTCCTTAAAAACCGCCGATTTAAACATTTATGCGATTCCAACAAGGACACAAGCCTTTGACTGGGAGATTCCAAAGGAATGGAATGTCAAAGACGCCTATATTTTAACGCCCAGTGGAGAGAAAATCTGCGATTTTCACGCCAATAACTTACATCTTGTAGGTTACTCTATCCCAACACGCGCAGAATTAACCTTTAGAGAATTAAAAGAACATTTGCATTTTTTAGAAAACCAGCCCAAAGCGATTCCTTATATCACTTCATATTACAAAGAATATTTTGGATTTTGCTTAAGCTTTGAAGCTTTTAAAGCCTTGCAAAACAGCTATGAAAACTCACAAGAAAAATTCCAAATTGTGATTGATAGCACGCTTGAAAATGGCACAATGAATTATGGAGAGATAAAAATCAAAGGGCAAAGCAAGCAAGAAATTCTCTTAAGCACCTACATTTGCCATCCACAAATGGCAAACAACGAATTAAGCGGAATTTTGCTATGCCACAGCCTTGCAAAAATCCTAAGCCAAAGAGAGAACCGCTACTCTTATAGAATCTTGCTTTTACCTGAAACACTTGGAAGCATTTACTATTTAAGCCAGCACTTAAAAGAGCTAAAAGAATCTTGTATTGCGGGGTTTGTGCTAACCTGCATAGGCGATGGCGGAGAATATTCTGTGTTGCATTCTAAAAGCGCAAATAACCTAGCCGATAGAGCCGCACAACACATTTTAAAGCATTACTACAAAAACCACAAAGCATATTCTTATTTAGAACGCGGAAGTGATGAACGGCAATATTGCGCACCGGGCATAGATTTGCCCTTTTGCACGCTAATGCGAACAAAATTTGGAGAGTATAAAGAGTATCACACAAGCCTAGATGATTTAAGTTTGCTAAGTCCTAAAAGCCTAGCAAATAGTTTAGAATATGTCTTGCGCGTGCTAGAAGTAGTGGAGATGAATGGCGTGTATGCGAATACGATTTTATGCGAGCCAAAACTAAGCAAATACGACCTCTACCCCACGCTTAGCACTAAAGACACCTTTGCTAAAATTAAAGATATGCGCAATCTTTTAATGTATTGCGATGGTAAGTTAGACTTGCTTGAAATTGCCGAGATTTGCGACTTTAATTTGCTAGAACTCAAGGAATATTTACAAAAATTTATCACAAAAGGATTGCTAAAAAATGTTAAAGAATAG
- a CDS encoding peptidoglycan D,D-transpeptidase FtsI family protein, with protein MNSAQSKKAGKILLLFILIAFGFCIFLGTIFYRNFTERTLPNLHTKRIESAIRGNIYSSDGFLLASSKKVYKAVVNTYNINPQKKELFINLFSIYSKIPKDEIKKKLEQKGNTTLSYNIDSKTASYLKQLNLKLNQLGVFQSYEDKNGNIFKYGLSVVESGESRDYLYGDTMEPILGYINKENDSKITRVSGIKGIEKSFDAELTPNSDLLMVGARDIGFNVVLNKDSTFKERADGYDIISSIPLKLQKKVERLIDRHTKELGAKEILVGIIESKSGKILSLASNARFNPNSISKQDYPKLNANAIEFSYEPGSIIKPIIYAMLLDKNLVQQDEIIDLENGRFRLDKFTITDTHKLKESTAEEILLYSSNIGMAKIAQRLSPAEYNAGLQAFGFGNLSGIDLPYERVGVIPDSRRFRSEVYRATASYGYGLRTTFIQMLKAYNTIINHGIAYEPYLVEYLQDSKSIRYKLKHQTPIRIISDNTANAVKNTLIKVVTNGTGKTAQIPGLIIGGKTGTAHIAQSGKYVSKYNSSFFGFANDNKGNEYTFGISVFEPNETNAYFAARTAVPLFKEVVELLIKEGYLKPTL; from the coding sequence GTGAATAGCGCACAATCCAAAAAAGCAGGGAAAATCCTGCTACTTTTTATCCTAATTGCCTTTGGGTTTTGCATTTTTTTAGGCACGATTTTTTACCGCAATTTTACAGAACGAACACTTCCAAATCTCCATACAAAACGCATTGAAAGTGCTATTAGAGGCAACATTTATAGTAGCGATGGATTCTTACTAGCCTCTAGTAAAAAAGTCTATAAAGCGGTTGTAAATACCTATAATATCAATCCACAAAAAAAAGAGTTGTTTATCAATCTCTTTAGTATTTACAGCAAGATTCCAAAAGATGAAATTAAAAAAAAGCTAGAGCAAAAGGGCAATACAACACTCTCCTACAACATAGATTCCAAAACCGCAAGCTACCTAAAACAGCTAAATCTAAAGCTTAATCAACTCGGCGTCTTTCAAAGCTACGAAGACAAAAACGGCAATATTTTCAAATACGGACTTTCTGTTGTGGAGAGTGGGGAATCGCGTGATTATCTCTATGGCGATACAATGGAACCAATTCTAGGCTATATTAACAAAGAAAATGATTCCAAAATCACGCGTGTTAGTGGAATTAAAGGAATTGAAAAGAGTTTTGATGCAGAATTAACACCAAATAGCGATTTGTTAATGGTAGGTGCGCGCGACATCGGTTTTAATGTGGTGCTTAATAAGGATTCCACTTTTAAAGAACGCGCAGATGGTTATGATATTATTAGCTCTATCCCTTTAAAACTTCAAAAAAAGGTAGAACGACTAATAGATCGCCACACAAAAGAGCTTGGCGCAAAAGAGATTCTAGTTGGCATAATTGAAAGCAAAAGTGGAAAAATCTTAAGCCTAGCAAGCAATGCGCGCTTCAACCCAAACTCCATTTCAAAGCAAGACTACCCAAAGCTAAACGCAAACGCCATTGAGTTTTCCTATGAACCAGGAAGCATTATTAAGCCCATCATCTACGCAATGCTACTAGATAAAAACCTAGTGCAACAAGATGAAATCATTGATTTAGAAAATGGTCGCTTCAGGCTTGATAAATTCACTATTACAGACACACACAAGCTCAAAGAATCAACCGCAGAAGAAATCCTACTTTATTCCAGTAATATCGGTATGGCAAAAATCGCTCAACGCCTAAGCCCAGCAGAATACAACGCAGGCTTACAAGCCTTTGGTTTTGGAAATCTAAGTGGAATTGATTTACCTTATGAGCGCGTAGGGGTAATCCCAGATTCTAGGCGATTTCGCAGTGAAGTGTATCGCGCAACAGCTTCTTATGGCTATGGCTTGCGCACAACTTTTATCCAAATGCTAAAGGCATACAATACAATTATTAATCATGGAATCGCCTATGAACCTTATCTTGTAGAGTATCTCCAAGATTCCAAGTCTATCCGCTACAAGCTAAAACACCAAACCCCCATTAGAATCATTAGCGACAACACAGCAAATGCGGTAAAAAACACACTTATTAAAGTTGTAACCAATGGCACAGGCAAAACTGCTCAAATTCCAGGTCTTATTATTGGCGGAAAAACAGGGACGGCACACATCGCACAAAGCGGAAAATATGTAAGCAAATACAATAGCTCGTTTTTTGGCTTTGCAAACGACAATAAAGGTAACGAATATACCTTTGGTATTAGCGTGTTTGAACCCAATGAAACTAATGCCTATTTTGCTGCACGCACTGCTGTGCCACTCTTTAAGGAAGTAGTAGAGCTTCTCATCAAAGAAGGATATTTAAAGCCCACACTTTAA
- a CDS encoding phosphopantetheine-binding protein gives MLKNRILEFLKVKNPTLNTENFEDFPLFSALDSMGFLELLSVLETELEIELDLSEFDPEEFSTLGKFCAIIESLKESK, from the coding sequence ATGTTAAAGAATAGAATTTTAGAATTTTTAAAAGTGAAAAATCCCACATTAAACACAGAAAACTTTGAGGATTTTCCGCTTTTTAGTGCTTTAGATTCTATGGGCTTTTTGGAGCTTTTAAGCGTGCTTGAAACAGAGCTTGAAATTGAGCTTGACTTAAGTGAATTTGACCCTGAAGAGTTTAGCACGCTCGGGAAATTTTGTGCGATTATAGAATCTTTAAAAGAGTCTAAATGA
- the fliE gene encoding flagellar hook-basal body complex protein FliE: protein MEIKKYGVDLEKLNSKLQDVPNLSPNQDLNPPTKSFGSMLKDAVDEVNTYQKTTEQAMADMATGQIKDLHQAAIVIGKAENSMKLMLEVRNKAISAYKELIKTQI from the coding sequence ATGGAAATTAAAAAATACGGGGTAGATTTAGAAAAGCTTAATTCTAAACTTCAAGATGTCCCTAATTTATCACCAAATCAAGATCTAAATCCGCCTACAAAAAGTTTTGGTAGCATGCTAAAAGATGCGGTTGATGAAGTTAATACCTACCAAAAGACAACCGAACAAGCAATGGCAGATATGGCAACAGGACAAATTAAAGACTTGCATCAAGCTGCAATTGTAATCGGAAAAGCAGAAAATAGTATGAAACTTATGCTTGAAGTGCGCAATAAAGCCATCAGTGCTTATAAAGAATTAATCAAAACACAAATTTAA
- a CDS encoding AAC(3) family N-acetyltransferase produces the protein MKSYSTQEIYNAFKSIKSDSTLLVHSSLASLGKHENVSLNVIPTLWIETLSEIAKNGTLLMPAFNYTFPKTRFLDLNTARSEVGILSEAFRQTTKIRSNHPMFSFCGSGKRAKEILMPKSTLENMGEWNPFLENSVYHRLYLENAVMAFVGIDIRVCTYMVYIEAMCGVKYRYFKPFLGEILTTENKRIKGEFYHFCLPLSETLKVNYFRVQQQMLENGILKAFPLGASSIYLFYAQEFFNFIKQSLANSPFILLETPPKRFYTFKNEEEIILEKT, from the coding sequence ATGAAAAGCTATTCCACACAAGAGATTTATAACGCTTTTAAAAGTATCAAAAGCGATTCCACTTTGCTTGTGCATAGCTCTCTTGCAAGCCTTGGCAAACACGAGAATGTAAGCTTAAATGTGATTCCAACTTTGTGGATAGAAACGCTCAGTGAGATTGCAAAAAACGGCACACTTTTAATGCCAGCTTTTAATTACACTTTTCCAAAAACACGCTTTTTAGACTTAAACACGGCTAGGAGCGAAGTTGGAATTCTAAGTGAAGCCTTTCGACAAACCACTAAAATTAGAAGCAATCACCCTATGTTTAGCTTCTGTGGCAGTGGAAAAAGAGCAAAAGAGATTCTAATGCCAAAAAGCACACTTGAAAATATGGGCGAATGGAATCCTTTTTTAGAAAATAGCGTGTATCACAGGCTGTATTTAGAAAATGCTGTGATGGCGTTTGTGGGGATTGATATTAGAGTTTGCACTTATATGGTGTATATTGAAGCGATGTGTGGCGTTAAATATCGGTATTTTAAGCCCTTTTTAGGTGAGATTCTAACCACAGAAAACAAGCGCATAAAGGGAGAGTTTTATCATTTTTGCTTGCCTTTAAGTGAAACTTTAAAGGTTAATTACTTCCGCGTCCAACAACAAATGCTAGAAAATGGAATCCTAAAAGCCTTCCCACTTGGCGCGTCTAGCATTTATCTCTTTTACGCACAAGAATTTTTTAATTTCATTAAACAATCTCTAGCCAACTCCCCTTTTATCCTACTAGAAACCCCACCAAAGCGTTTTTATACTTTCAAAAACGAAGAGGAAATAATTTTAGAAAAAACCTAG